A DNA window from Centroberyx gerrardi isolate f3 chromosome 3, fCenGer3.hap1.cur.20231027, whole genome shotgun sequence contains the following coding sequences:
- the dlc1 gene encoding rho GTPase-activating protein 7 isoform X2: MILTQIEAKEACTWLRAAGFPQYAQLYEDAQFPIDISSVTRDHDFLDRDAIEALCRRLNTLNKCALMRLEISPQRKRSEDSDEDEPCAISGRWTFQRDSKRWSRMEELEVFSSLPTEASQPPFPQDQSSQAGTLTLREGHSSESVLTDLSEQPEVGSIHSSGSGGRGEEKSHGGALANQAVPAGATRASSVASMCSSSGTGGSGCANEDSLSDGLPPSPLETLGQFTFDVKTGMGGIGGSLDRGGGSGKSTRSRAKSFLKRMESLRLRSGTSSKRKKKLSTSGGKIEISGPVIKEGLDDDKLQRLNCVDISSMNLNQNLNHHRNPTQTMTLNRNRSVSYSTQTSNGSTGSTGSSQSEASSGSAVSTPSPVTRARSHSTAAGSSKRGGMYLEGFDPFSILQQASNQQPTPQPKSAPPIPCQASNGTTVDEQNHRNNCSVRDNSRQVEEEEEDEEGVIFFYLPEGHKPGTFPKALRDGSSRNNNGNDNGNSVILRGRQSRRQHRGSAGSVDSRLSFYDNVPYTEREEEEEEEEGDERKLEEVLQHVSGLQRFVNAWSEAVTGEEEEEEEDEEEEGDSDSALDSASPCPSSPLQNRLEETENGSDQDSTGNPLGEGEEGMRERRDSGVGASLTRTNRPQKLRWPSFQNSHRPSLASAQLQIGCQSVLQMNLLQKLSLLQLTALLEKHTPTNKHGFSWAVPKFMKRIKVRDYKDRNVFGVPLQVNVQRTGQPLPQGIQQAMRYLRNQCLDQVGLFRKSGVKSRIQALRQMNEACGADGGGVNYEGQSAYDVADMLKQYFRDLPEPLLTSKLSETFLQIYQYMPKELRLQAARAAVLLLPDENREALRTLLCLLSDVTASVAENQMTPTNLAVCLAPSLFHLNTLRRKESSSPRVMNRKQTLGKPDQRDLNENLAATHGLAHMIQECRKLFRIPEEMSRCRNSYVEQALLPRRLEELGGEEAGPGGYRTYLRDGLDALLKEAKDKFKGYDSCSTPEHAELAYRKQQFSISCIETHPCETGPGLGFSFPPQHWPLSQNDISLT, encoded by the exons ATGATATTAACTC AGATTGAAGCCAAAGAGGCCTGTACCTGGCTCCGGGCCGCGGGGTTCCCACAGTATGCCCAGCTTTATGAAG atgcCCAATTTCCCATTGACATCTCCTCAGTCACCAGAGATCATGACTTCCTGGACCGGGACGCTATTGAGGCTCTCTGCAG GAGACTGAACACCCTCAACAAGTGCGCTCTAATGAGACTGGAGATATCACCGCAAAGAAAGAGA aGTGAGGACTCCGATGAGGACGAGCCTTGTGCCATCAGTGGCCGTTGGACCTTCCAGAGGGACAGCAAGCGCTGGTCCCgcatggaggagctggaggtttTCTCCAGCCTGCCCACAGAGGCCTCCCAGCCCCCCTTTCCCCAGGACCAGAGCTCCCAGGCGGGCACGCTCACCCTCCGTGAAGGCCACAGTTCAGAGAGCGTGCTGACGGATCTCAGTGAACAGCCTGAAGTGGGCTCCATCCACAGCAGCgggagtggaggaagaggagaggagaagagccaTGGCGGCGCCTTGGCAAACCAGGCCGTGCCCGCTGGTGCCACCCGTGCCAGTTCTGTGGCCAGCATGTGCTCGTCCTCAGGCACAGGCGGGTCAGGATGCGCCAATGAAGATTCTCTGTCTGACGGGTTGCCTCCATCGCCCCTGGAGACACTCGGACAGTTCACCTTCGATGTGAAAACAGGAATGGGAGGAATAGGAGGAAGTTTGGACAGAGGAGGCGGCAGTGGCAAAAGCACCCGTTCGCGAGCGAAGAGCTTCCTCAAGAGGATGGAGAGTCTACGGCTGCGCAGCGGCACCTCCTCCAAGAGAAAGAAGAAGCTGAGCACCAGCGGAGGGAAGATAGAAATCAGTGGTCCTGTCATCAAGGAGGGTCTGGACGATGACAAACTGCAGAGGCTCAACTGTGTGGACATCTCCAGCATGAACCTCAACCAGAACCTCAACCACCACCGGAACCCGACCCAGACTATGACCCTGAACCGGAATCGCTCCGTATCCTACTCCACCCAGACCAGCAACGGCAGCACCGGCAGCACTGGCAGCAGCCAGTCCGAAGCCAGCAGTGGGAGCGCCGTGAGCACGCCCAGCCCGGTGACTCGCGCCCGTAGCCACAGCACAGCGGCAGGCTCcagtaagagaggaggaatgtaTTTAGAGGGTTTCGATCCTTTCAGCATTCTCCAGCAGGCCTCCAACCAACAGCCAACACCCCAACCCAAGTCCGCCCCACCCATCCCGTGCCAAGCTAGCAACGGGACGACTGTTGACGAGCAGAACCACAGGAACAACTGCAGTGTTCGAGACAATAGCAGACaagtggaagaagaagaggaggacgaggagggagTGATCTTCTTCTACTTACCCGAAGGTCACAAGCCCGGAACCTTTCCCAAGGCCCTGCGGGACGGGAGTTCGCGCAACAACAATGGGAACGACAATGGGAACTCGGTGATCCTCAGGGGGCGGCAAAGTAGGCGTCAGCACCGCGGCTCCGCGGGCTCCGTCGACAGCCGCCTCAGTTTTTATGACAACGTGCCctacactgagagagaggaggaagaggaggaggaagaaggggatgAACGCAAACTGGAGGAGGTGCTACAGCATGTCAGCGGCCTGCAGCGTTTCGTTAATGCCTGGTCAGAAGCCGTGACcggtgaagaggaagaagaggaggaggatgaagaggaggaaggagactCCGATTCAGCATTGGACTCCGCCTCCCCGTGCccgtcctctcctctgcagaaCCGGCTGGAGGAGACTGAGAATGGAAGTGATCAAGACAGCACAGGGAACCCCCTGGGTGAGGGCGAAGaggggatgagggagaggagagattcCGGTGTGGGAGCATCTCTAACCCGCACCAACAG GCCTCAGAAACTCCGCTGGCCCAGCTTCCAGAACTCCCATCGGCCCAGCTTGGCCTCGGCCCAGCTCCAGATCGGCTGCCAGTCGGTGCTACAGATGAATCTGCTCCAGAAGCTCTCGCTGCTGCAGCTCACTGCCCTGCTGGAGAAGCACACCCCCACTAACAAACATGGCTTCAGCTG ggctGTGCCAAAGTTTATGAAGCGGATCAAGGTGCGCGACTACAAAGACAGGAATGTGTTCGGTGTGCCACTACAAGTCAACGTCCAGCGGACGGGCCAGCCCCTCCCTCAGGGGATTCAGCAGGCCATGCGCTACTTACGCAATCAATGCCTAGACCAG GTGGGTCTTTTCCGGAAATCGGGGGTTAAATCTCGTATCCAAGCTCTGCGCCAGATGAACGAGGCGTGTGGCGCCGACGGAGGAGGAGTCAACTACGAGGGCCAATCGGCTTACGACGTGGCGGACATGCTGAAGCAGTACTTCAGGGATCTGCCGGAGCCGCTGCTCACCAGCAAACTGTCTGAGACCTTCCTCCAGATCTACCAgt ACATGCCCAAGGAGCTGCGTCTGCAGGCGGCGCGGGCGGCCGTGCTGCTGCTCCCCGACGAGAACCGCGAGGCGCTGCGGACGCTGCTGTGCCTGCTGAGCGACGTGACGGCCAGCGTGGCCGAGAACCAGATGACTCCCACCAACCTGGCCGTCTGCCTGGCCCCGTCCCTCTTCCACCTCAACACCCTGCGCCGCAAGGAGAGCTCCTCGCCAAG GGTGATGAACAGGAAGCAGACTCTGGGAAAGCCGGACCAGAGGGACCTGAACGAGAACCTGGCTGCCACTCACGGCCTGGCGCACATGATCCAGGAGTGCAGGAAACTCTTCCGG ATCCCAGAGGAAATGAGCCGCTGCAGGAACTCCTACGTGGAGCAGGCTCTGCTGCCGCGGCGGCTGGAGGAGCTCGGAGGCGAGGAGGCGGGGCCGGGGGGTTACAGGACCTACCTGCGGGACGGCCTGGACGCCCTGCTCAAGGAGGCCAAGGACAAGTTCAAAGGTTACGACAGCTGCTCCACCCCGGAACACGCCGAGCTGGCCTACAGGAAG CAGCAGTTCAGTATTTCCTGTATAGAAACACATCCGTGTGAAACTGGCCCAGGCCTTGGCTTCTCATTCCCACCCCAGCACTGGCCTCTATCCCAGAATGACATCAGCTTGACATAG
- the dlc1 gene encoding rho GTPase-activating protein 7 isoform X3, producing MILTQIEAKEACTWLRAAGFPQYAQLYEDAQFPIDISSVTRDHDFLDRDAIEALCRRLNTLNKCALMRLEISPQRKRSEDSDEDEPCAISGRWTFQRDSKRWSRMEELEVFSSLPTEASQPPFPQDQSSQAGTLTLREGHSSESVLTDLSEQPEVGSIHSSGSGGRGEEKSHGGALANQAVPAGATRASSVASMCSSSGTGGSGCANEDSLSDGLPPSPLETLGQFTFDVKTGMGGIGGSLDRGGGSGKSTRSRAKSFLKRMESLRLRSGTSSKRKKKLSTSGGKIEISGPVIKEGLDDDKLQRLNCVDISSMNLNQNLNHHRNPTQTMTLNRNRSVSYSTQTSNGSTGSTGSSQSEASSGSAVSTPSPVTRARSHSTAAGSSKRGGMYLEGFDPFSILQQASNQQPTPQPKSAPPIPCQASNGTTVDEQNHRNNCSVRDNSRQVEEEEEDEEGVIFFYLPEGHKPGTFPKALRDGSSRNNNGNDNGNSVILRGRQSRRQHRGSAGSVDSRLSFYDNVPYTEREEEEEEEEGDERKLEEVLQHVSGLQRFVNAWSEAVTGEEEEEEEDEEEEGDSDSALDSASPCPSSPLQNRLEETENGSDQDSTGNPLGEGEEGMRERRDSGVGASLTRTNRPQKLRWPSFQNSHRPSLASAQLQIGCQSVLQMNLLQKLSLLQLTALLEKHTPTNKHGFSWAVPKFMKRIKVRDYKDRNVFGVPLQVNVQRTGQPLPQGIQQAMRYLRNQCLDQVGLFRKSGVKSRIQALRQMNEACGADGGGVNYEGQSAYDVADMLKQYFRDLPEPLLTSKLSETFLQIYQYMPKELRLQAARAAVLLLPDENREALRTLLCLLSDVTASVAENQMTPTNLAVCLAPSLFHLNTLRRKESSSPRVMNRKQTLGKPDQRDLNENLAATHGLAHMIQECRKLFRIPEEMSRCRNSYVEQALLPRRLEELGGEEAGPGGYRTYLRDGLDALLKEAKDKFKGYDSCSTPEHAELAYRKQFSISCIETHPCETGPGLGFSFPPQHWPLSQNDISLT from the exons ATGATATTAACTC AGATTGAAGCCAAAGAGGCCTGTACCTGGCTCCGGGCCGCGGGGTTCCCACAGTATGCCCAGCTTTATGAAG atgcCCAATTTCCCATTGACATCTCCTCAGTCACCAGAGATCATGACTTCCTGGACCGGGACGCTATTGAGGCTCTCTGCAG GAGACTGAACACCCTCAACAAGTGCGCTCTAATGAGACTGGAGATATCACCGCAAAGAAAGAGA aGTGAGGACTCCGATGAGGACGAGCCTTGTGCCATCAGTGGCCGTTGGACCTTCCAGAGGGACAGCAAGCGCTGGTCCCgcatggaggagctggaggtttTCTCCAGCCTGCCCACAGAGGCCTCCCAGCCCCCCTTTCCCCAGGACCAGAGCTCCCAGGCGGGCACGCTCACCCTCCGTGAAGGCCACAGTTCAGAGAGCGTGCTGACGGATCTCAGTGAACAGCCTGAAGTGGGCTCCATCCACAGCAGCgggagtggaggaagaggagaggagaagagccaTGGCGGCGCCTTGGCAAACCAGGCCGTGCCCGCTGGTGCCACCCGTGCCAGTTCTGTGGCCAGCATGTGCTCGTCCTCAGGCACAGGCGGGTCAGGATGCGCCAATGAAGATTCTCTGTCTGACGGGTTGCCTCCATCGCCCCTGGAGACACTCGGACAGTTCACCTTCGATGTGAAAACAGGAATGGGAGGAATAGGAGGAAGTTTGGACAGAGGAGGCGGCAGTGGCAAAAGCACCCGTTCGCGAGCGAAGAGCTTCCTCAAGAGGATGGAGAGTCTACGGCTGCGCAGCGGCACCTCCTCCAAGAGAAAGAAGAAGCTGAGCACCAGCGGAGGGAAGATAGAAATCAGTGGTCCTGTCATCAAGGAGGGTCTGGACGATGACAAACTGCAGAGGCTCAACTGTGTGGACATCTCCAGCATGAACCTCAACCAGAACCTCAACCACCACCGGAACCCGACCCAGACTATGACCCTGAACCGGAATCGCTCCGTATCCTACTCCACCCAGACCAGCAACGGCAGCACCGGCAGCACTGGCAGCAGCCAGTCCGAAGCCAGCAGTGGGAGCGCCGTGAGCACGCCCAGCCCGGTGACTCGCGCCCGTAGCCACAGCACAGCGGCAGGCTCcagtaagagaggaggaatgtaTTTAGAGGGTTTCGATCCTTTCAGCATTCTCCAGCAGGCCTCCAACCAACAGCCAACACCCCAACCCAAGTCCGCCCCACCCATCCCGTGCCAAGCTAGCAACGGGACGACTGTTGACGAGCAGAACCACAGGAACAACTGCAGTGTTCGAGACAATAGCAGACaagtggaagaagaagaggaggacgaggagggagTGATCTTCTTCTACTTACCCGAAGGTCACAAGCCCGGAACCTTTCCCAAGGCCCTGCGGGACGGGAGTTCGCGCAACAACAATGGGAACGACAATGGGAACTCGGTGATCCTCAGGGGGCGGCAAAGTAGGCGTCAGCACCGCGGCTCCGCGGGCTCCGTCGACAGCCGCCTCAGTTTTTATGACAACGTGCCctacactgagagagaggaggaagaggaggaggaagaaggggatgAACGCAAACTGGAGGAGGTGCTACAGCATGTCAGCGGCCTGCAGCGTTTCGTTAATGCCTGGTCAGAAGCCGTGACcggtgaagaggaagaagaggaggaggatgaagaggaggaaggagactCCGATTCAGCATTGGACTCCGCCTCCCCGTGCccgtcctctcctctgcagaaCCGGCTGGAGGAGACTGAGAATGGAAGTGATCAAGACAGCACAGGGAACCCCCTGGGTGAGGGCGAAGaggggatgagggagaggagagattcCGGTGTGGGAGCATCTCTAACCCGCACCAACAG GCCTCAGAAACTCCGCTGGCCCAGCTTCCAGAACTCCCATCGGCCCAGCTTGGCCTCGGCCCAGCTCCAGATCGGCTGCCAGTCGGTGCTACAGATGAATCTGCTCCAGAAGCTCTCGCTGCTGCAGCTCACTGCCCTGCTGGAGAAGCACACCCCCACTAACAAACATGGCTTCAGCTG ggctGTGCCAAAGTTTATGAAGCGGATCAAGGTGCGCGACTACAAAGACAGGAATGTGTTCGGTGTGCCACTACAAGTCAACGTCCAGCGGACGGGCCAGCCCCTCCCTCAGGGGATTCAGCAGGCCATGCGCTACTTACGCAATCAATGCCTAGACCAG GTGGGTCTTTTCCGGAAATCGGGGGTTAAATCTCGTATCCAAGCTCTGCGCCAGATGAACGAGGCGTGTGGCGCCGACGGAGGAGGAGTCAACTACGAGGGCCAATCGGCTTACGACGTGGCGGACATGCTGAAGCAGTACTTCAGGGATCTGCCGGAGCCGCTGCTCACCAGCAAACTGTCTGAGACCTTCCTCCAGATCTACCAgt ACATGCCCAAGGAGCTGCGTCTGCAGGCGGCGCGGGCGGCCGTGCTGCTGCTCCCCGACGAGAACCGCGAGGCGCTGCGGACGCTGCTGTGCCTGCTGAGCGACGTGACGGCCAGCGTGGCCGAGAACCAGATGACTCCCACCAACCTGGCCGTCTGCCTGGCCCCGTCCCTCTTCCACCTCAACACCCTGCGCCGCAAGGAGAGCTCCTCGCCAAG GGTGATGAACAGGAAGCAGACTCTGGGAAAGCCGGACCAGAGGGACCTGAACGAGAACCTGGCTGCCACTCACGGCCTGGCGCACATGATCCAGGAGTGCAGGAAACTCTTCCGG ATCCCAGAGGAAATGAGCCGCTGCAGGAACTCCTACGTGGAGCAGGCTCTGCTGCCGCGGCGGCTGGAGGAGCTCGGAGGCGAGGAGGCGGGGCCGGGGGGTTACAGGACCTACCTGCGGGACGGCCTGGACGCCCTGCTCAAGGAGGCCAAGGACAAGTTCAAAGGTTACGACAGCTGCTCCACCCCGGAACACGCCGAGCTGGCCTACAGGAAG CAGTTCAGTATTTCCTGTATAGAAACACATCCGTGTGAAACTGGCCCAGGCCTTGGCTTCTCATTCCCACCCCAGCACTGGCCTCTATCCCAGAATGACATCAGCTTGACATAG
- the dlc1 gene encoding rho GTPase-activating protein 7 isoform X1: protein MILTQIEAKEACTWLRAAGFPQYAQLYEDAQFPIDISSVTRDHDFLDRDAIEALCRRLNTLNKCALMRLEISPQRKRSEDSDEDEPCAISGRWTFQRDSKRWSRMEELEVFSSLPTEASQPPFPQDQSSQAGTLTLREGHSSESVLTDLSEQPEVGSIHSSGSGGRGEEKSHGGALANQAVPAGATRASSVASMCSSSGTGGSGCANEDSLSDGLPPSPLETLGQFTFDVKTGMGGIGGSLDRGGGSGKSTRSRAKSFLKRMESLRLRSGTSSKRKKKLSTSGGKIEISGPVIKEGLDDDKLQRLNCVDISSMNLNQNLNHHRNPTQTMTLNRNRSVSYSTQTSNGSTGSTGSSQSEASSGSAVSTPSPVTRARSHSTAAGSSKRGGMYLEGFDPFSILQQASNQQPTPQPKSAPPIPCQASNGTTVDEQNHRNNCSVRDNSRQVEEEEEDEEGVIFFYLPEGHKPGTFPKALRDGSSRNNNGNDNGNSVILRGRQSRRQHRGSAGSVDSRLSFYDNVPYTEREEEEEEEEGDERKLEEVLQHVSGLQRFVNAWSEAVTGEEEEEEEDEEEEGDSDSALDSASPCPSSPLQNRLEETENGSDQDSTGNPLGEGEEGMRERRDSGVGASLTRTNRPQKLRWPSFQNSHRPSLASAQLQIGCQSVLQMNLLQKLSLLQLTALLEKHTPTNKHGFSWAVPKFMKRIKVRDYKDRNVFGVPLQVNVQRTGQPLPQGIQQAMRYLRNQCLDQVGLFRKSGVKSRIQALRQMNEACGADGGGVNYEGQSAYDVADMLKQYFRDLPEPLLTSKLSETFLQIYQYMPKELRLQAARAAVLLLPDENREALRTLLCLLSDVTASVAENQMTPTNLAVCLAPSLFHLNTLRRKESSSPRVMNRKQTLGKPDQRDLNENLAATHGLAHMIQECRKLFRIPEEMSRCRNSYVEQALLPRRLEELGGEEAGPGGYRTYLRDGLDALLKEAKDKFKGYDSCSTPEHAELAYRKVHDGSPLRLWKVTVEVLASPEEVLTRVLREQGRWDEDLLESRVVETLDERTEVYQYVRNTMAPHPTRDHLVLRTWATDLAKGACALVCTSVDHEGAPVVGVRANVITSRYFIEPCGANKSRLTHISRTDCRGRFPEWYNKLYGHLCAAEVARIRDSFTVPMDK, encoded by the exons ATGATATTAACTC AGATTGAAGCCAAAGAGGCCTGTACCTGGCTCCGGGCCGCGGGGTTCCCACAGTATGCCCAGCTTTATGAAG atgcCCAATTTCCCATTGACATCTCCTCAGTCACCAGAGATCATGACTTCCTGGACCGGGACGCTATTGAGGCTCTCTGCAG GAGACTGAACACCCTCAACAAGTGCGCTCTAATGAGACTGGAGATATCACCGCAAAGAAAGAGA aGTGAGGACTCCGATGAGGACGAGCCTTGTGCCATCAGTGGCCGTTGGACCTTCCAGAGGGACAGCAAGCGCTGGTCCCgcatggaggagctggaggtttTCTCCAGCCTGCCCACAGAGGCCTCCCAGCCCCCCTTTCCCCAGGACCAGAGCTCCCAGGCGGGCACGCTCACCCTCCGTGAAGGCCACAGTTCAGAGAGCGTGCTGACGGATCTCAGTGAACAGCCTGAAGTGGGCTCCATCCACAGCAGCgggagtggaggaagaggagaggagaagagccaTGGCGGCGCCTTGGCAAACCAGGCCGTGCCCGCTGGTGCCACCCGTGCCAGTTCTGTGGCCAGCATGTGCTCGTCCTCAGGCACAGGCGGGTCAGGATGCGCCAATGAAGATTCTCTGTCTGACGGGTTGCCTCCATCGCCCCTGGAGACACTCGGACAGTTCACCTTCGATGTGAAAACAGGAATGGGAGGAATAGGAGGAAGTTTGGACAGAGGAGGCGGCAGTGGCAAAAGCACCCGTTCGCGAGCGAAGAGCTTCCTCAAGAGGATGGAGAGTCTACGGCTGCGCAGCGGCACCTCCTCCAAGAGAAAGAAGAAGCTGAGCACCAGCGGAGGGAAGATAGAAATCAGTGGTCCTGTCATCAAGGAGGGTCTGGACGATGACAAACTGCAGAGGCTCAACTGTGTGGACATCTCCAGCATGAACCTCAACCAGAACCTCAACCACCACCGGAACCCGACCCAGACTATGACCCTGAACCGGAATCGCTCCGTATCCTACTCCACCCAGACCAGCAACGGCAGCACCGGCAGCACTGGCAGCAGCCAGTCCGAAGCCAGCAGTGGGAGCGCCGTGAGCACGCCCAGCCCGGTGACTCGCGCCCGTAGCCACAGCACAGCGGCAGGCTCcagtaagagaggaggaatgtaTTTAGAGGGTTTCGATCCTTTCAGCATTCTCCAGCAGGCCTCCAACCAACAGCCAACACCCCAACCCAAGTCCGCCCCACCCATCCCGTGCCAAGCTAGCAACGGGACGACTGTTGACGAGCAGAACCACAGGAACAACTGCAGTGTTCGAGACAATAGCAGACaagtggaagaagaagaggaggacgaggagggagTGATCTTCTTCTACTTACCCGAAGGTCACAAGCCCGGAACCTTTCCCAAGGCCCTGCGGGACGGGAGTTCGCGCAACAACAATGGGAACGACAATGGGAACTCGGTGATCCTCAGGGGGCGGCAAAGTAGGCGTCAGCACCGCGGCTCCGCGGGCTCCGTCGACAGCCGCCTCAGTTTTTATGACAACGTGCCctacactgagagagaggaggaagaggaggaggaagaaggggatgAACGCAAACTGGAGGAGGTGCTACAGCATGTCAGCGGCCTGCAGCGTTTCGTTAATGCCTGGTCAGAAGCCGTGACcggtgaagaggaagaagaggaggaggatgaagaggaggaaggagactCCGATTCAGCATTGGACTCCGCCTCCCCGTGCccgtcctctcctctgcagaaCCGGCTGGAGGAGACTGAGAATGGAAGTGATCAAGACAGCACAGGGAACCCCCTGGGTGAGGGCGAAGaggggatgagggagaggagagattcCGGTGTGGGAGCATCTCTAACCCGCACCAACAG GCCTCAGAAACTCCGCTGGCCCAGCTTCCAGAACTCCCATCGGCCCAGCTTGGCCTCGGCCCAGCTCCAGATCGGCTGCCAGTCGGTGCTACAGATGAATCTGCTCCAGAAGCTCTCGCTGCTGCAGCTCACTGCCCTGCTGGAGAAGCACACCCCCACTAACAAACATGGCTTCAGCTG ggctGTGCCAAAGTTTATGAAGCGGATCAAGGTGCGCGACTACAAAGACAGGAATGTGTTCGGTGTGCCACTACAAGTCAACGTCCAGCGGACGGGCCAGCCCCTCCCTCAGGGGATTCAGCAGGCCATGCGCTACTTACGCAATCAATGCCTAGACCAG GTGGGTCTTTTCCGGAAATCGGGGGTTAAATCTCGTATCCAAGCTCTGCGCCAGATGAACGAGGCGTGTGGCGCCGACGGAGGAGGAGTCAACTACGAGGGCCAATCGGCTTACGACGTGGCGGACATGCTGAAGCAGTACTTCAGGGATCTGCCGGAGCCGCTGCTCACCAGCAAACTGTCTGAGACCTTCCTCCAGATCTACCAgt ACATGCCCAAGGAGCTGCGTCTGCAGGCGGCGCGGGCGGCCGTGCTGCTGCTCCCCGACGAGAACCGCGAGGCGCTGCGGACGCTGCTGTGCCTGCTGAGCGACGTGACGGCCAGCGTGGCCGAGAACCAGATGACTCCCACCAACCTGGCCGTCTGCCTGGCCCCGTCCCTCTTCCACCTCAACACCCTGCGCCGCAAGGAGAGCTCCTCGCCAAG GGTGATGAACAGGAAGCAGACTCTGGGAAAGCCGGACCAGAGGGACCTGAACGAGAACCTGGCTGCCACTCACGGCCTGGCGCACATGATCCAGGAGTGCAGGAAACTCTTCCGG ATCCCAGAGGAAATGAGCCGCTGCAGGAACTCCTACGTGGAGCAGGCTCTGCTGCCGCGGCGGCTGGAGGAGCTCGGAGGCGAGGAGGCGGGGCCGGGGGGTTACAGGACCTACCTGCGGGACGGCCTGGACGCCCTGCTCAAGGAGGCCAAGGACAAGTTCAAAGGTTACGACAGCTGCTCCACCCCGGAACACGCCGAGCTGGCCTACAGGAAG GTGCATGATGGGTCTCCTCTGCGGCTGTGGAAGGTGACCGTGGAGGTGCTGGCGAGTCCCGAGGAGGTGCTGACGCGGGTGCTGCGGGAGCAGGGCCGCTGGGACGAGGACCTGCTGGAGAGCCGGGTGGTGGAGACCCTGGACGAGAGGACGGAGGTCTACCAGTACGTCAGGAACACCATGGCCCCGCACCCCACCAGAGACCACCTGGTGCTCAG GACATGGGCGACAGACCTGGCGAAGGGAGCGTGCGCACTGGTGTGTACATCTGTGGACCATGAAGGGGCCCCGGTGGTGGGCGTGCGGGCCAACGTCATCACCTCGCGCTACTTCATCGAGCCCTGCGGAGCCAACAAATCCCGCCTCACACACATCTCCCGGACCGACTGCAG GGGTCGTTTCCCAGAGTGGTACAATAAGCTGTATGGACACTTGTGCGCTGCTGAGGTGGCGCGGATACGCGACTCGTTCACTGTGCCCATGGACAAGTAA